Proteins found in one Methylobacterium sp. CB376 genomic segment:
- a CDS encoding sensor histidine kinase, with the protein MRSVRRRLFWKIYLTLLASLVGAAIAMAGLWWMLGESPHKRWEALETHIAHEAVALAGPPAEAEPAVRRLSGLFGADAALYDRGGALLAARGTRAVLLGGEATGPPVRWVLRSALPDGRTLLVSIHPSPSTRIARIATLTLLVAAFVALAAFPVTARLTRRLERLRAGVARWGEGDLRARVDEGGGDEVAAVARTFNLAAGRVDALLAAQRRLLANASHELRSPLARLRMAVDLWAGRPEAARAEIVRNLGELDTLVDEILLSSRLDHAEAGLDRRETVDLLGLAAEEAARVGAEVEGVPVSVRGDPVLLRRLLRNLLENGAAHGAPPVRVRAEPSGARARLVVSDHGPGIPAAERERVFEPFYRPRGRREEAGGWGLGLSLVRQIAQRHGGLALCEGAEAGGSRFVVDLPRAP; encoded by the coding sequence GTGAGGTCGGTCCGGCGGCGCCTGTTCTGGAAGATCTACCTGACCCTGCTGGCGAGCCTGGTCGGGGCCGCCATCGCCATGGCGGGCCTGTGGTGGATGCTCGGCGAATCGCCCCACAAGCGCTGGGAGGCGCTGGAGACCCACATCGCCCACGAGGCCGTGGCCCTCGCGGGTCCTCCCGCCGAGGCCGAGCCGGCGGTGCGGCGCCTCAGCGGGCTGTTCGGGGCGGACGCGGCGCTCTACGACCGCGGCGGCGCCTTGCTCGCGGCGCGCGGGACCCGCGCCGTCCTGCTCGGCGGGGAGGCGACCGGGCCGCCGGTGCGCTGGGTGCTGCGCTCCGCGCTGCCGGACGGGCGGACCCTCCTGGTCAGCATCCATCCCTCGCCGAGCACGCGGATCGCCCGCATCGCCACCCTGACCCTGCTGGTCGCGGCCTTCGTGGCCCTCGCGGCCTTCCCGGTCACGGCGCGGCTGACCCGGCGGCTCGAGCGGCTGCGCGCCGGGGTGGCCCGTTGGGGGGAGGGCGACCTGCGCGCGCGGGTCGACGAGGGCGGCGGCGACGAGGTCGCGGCGGTGGCGCGCACCTTCAACCTCGCGGCGGGCCGGGTCGACGCGCTGCTCGCCGCGCAGCGCCGCCTCCTCGCCAATGCCAGCCACGAGCTGCGCTCGCCGCTGGCGCGGTTGCGGATGGCGGTCGATCTCTGGGCGGGCCGGCCCGAGGCGGCCCGGGCCGAGATCGTGCGCAACCTCGGCGAACTCGACACCCTGGTGGACGAGATCCTGCTGTCGAGCCGCCTCGACCACGCCGAGGCCGGGCTCGACCGGCGCGAGACCGTGGACCTGCTCGGCCTCGCCGCCGAGGAGGCGGCCCGGGTCGGGGCGGAGGTCGAGGGGGTGCCGGTGAGCGTGCGGGGCGACCCGGTCCTGCTGCGGCGCCTGCTGCGCAACCTCCTGGAGAACGGCGCCGCCCACGGGGCGCCGCCGGTCCGGGTGCGGGCCGAGCCGTCGGGCGCGCGCGCCCGGCTCGTGGTGAGCGATCACGGCCCCGGCATCCCGGCCGCCGAGCGCGAGCGGGTCTTCGAGCCCTTCTACCGCCCGCGGGGCCGCCGGGAGGAGGCGGGCGGCTGGGGCCTCGGCCTCTCGCTCGTGCGGCAGATCGCGCAGCGCCACGGCGGCCTCGCCCTCTGCGAGGGCGCGGAGGCCGGGGGCAGCCGGTTCGTGGTGGACCTGCCGCGGGCGCCCTGA
- a CDS encoding SDR family NAD(P)-dependent oxidoreductase: protein MTLSSLGTALVTGASSGIGAIYADRLAARGHDLVLVARNRAKLADLAAGLADRTGRSVEVVAADLGDRTDLRAVERLAASDASLTMLVNNAGIGATAPLLASDVDAMERLIDLDVTALMRLTYAAAPAFAARGRGTIVNIASSVAIGPEVLNGVYGGAKAFVLAFSQSLHHELAGKGLRVQAVLPGATATAFWGLAGVPVEHLPGEIVMRAADLVDAALAGLDAGEVVTIPSLPDAAQWQAYEAARQALLPNLSRAEPAARYRVGAARA, encoded by the coding sequence ATGACCCTCTCGTCCCTCGGCACCGCCCTCGTCACCGGCGCCTCCTCGGGGATCGGCGCGATCTACGCCGACCGCCTCGCCGCCCGCGGCCACGACCTCGTCCTGGTGGCGCGCAACCGGGCCAAGCTCGCCGACCTCGCCGCCGGACTCGCCGACCGCACCGGCCGCTCGGTGGAGGTGGTGGCGGCCGATCTCGGCGACCGGACCGACCTGCGCGCGGTGGAGCGGCTCGCCGCCAGCGACGCGAGCCTCACGATGCTCGTCAACAATGCGGGCATCGGCGCCACCGCGCCGCTCCTCGCCTCGGACGTCGACGCGATGGAGAGGCTGATCGACCTCGACGTGACCGCGCTGATGCGCCTGACCTACGCGGCGGCGCCGGCCTTCGCGGCGCGCGGCCGCGGCACGATCGTGAACATCGCCTCGAGCGTCGCGATCGGGCCGGAGGTGCTGAACGGCGTCTACGGCGGCGCCAAGGCCTTCGTCCTCGCCTTCAGCCAGTCCCTGCACCACGAACTCGCCGGCAAGGGCCTGCGCGTCCAGGCCGTGCTGCCCGGCGCCACCGCGACCGCGTTCTGGGGCCTCGCGGGCGTGCCGGTCGAGCACCTGCCGGGCGAGATCGTGATGCGCGCCGCCGACTTGGTCGATGCCGCCCTGGCCGGCCTCGACGCGGGCGAAGTGGTCACCATCCCGTCCCTGCCCGACGCCGCCCAGTGGCAGGCCTACGAGGCGGCCCGGCAGGCCCTGCTGCCGAACCTGTCCCGCGCGGAGCCGGCGGCGCGCTACCGGGTCGGCGCGGCCCGGGCCTGA
- a CDS encoding GlxA family transcriptional regulator, whose product MMSLAAGSVFEFANLCAGERVYDLATVSEAGGPVPSSTGLEVSSRPMRDEVFDTLLVGGGVDLPRPSAGLLAWVATRLPEVRRLGAICTGAFVLAQAGLLDGRRATTHWLFARTLQARFPAVRVEEDRIFIVDGPVWTSAGMTAGVDLALAMVEKDLGAEIARSVARKLVMYHRRAGGQTQHSELLDLAPKSDRIQAALTFARRNLRRDLTVEQLAEAAALSPRQFSRAFRAETGQSPAKAVEQLRVEAARLMLEQTRHPVETVAREAGFSDPERMRRAFLRAFGQPPQALRRVARAAA is encoded by the coding sequence ATGATGAGCCTGGCGGCGGGCTCGGTGTTCGAGTTCGCCAATCTCTGCGCCGGGGAGCGGGTCTACGACCTCGCGACCGTCTCCGAGGCGGGCGGCCCGGTGCCGAGCTCGACCGGCCTGGAGGTGAGCAGCCGCCCGATGCGGGACGAGGTCTTCGACACGCTGCTGGTCGGCGGCGGCGTCGACCTTCCACGGCCGAGCGCGGGCCTGCTGGCCTGGGTCGCGACCCGCCTGCCGGAGGTGCGCCGCCTCGGCGCGATCTGCACCGGCGCCTTCGTTCTCGCGCAGGCGGGTCTCCTCGACGGGCGGCGCGCGACGACGCACTGGCTCTTCGCCCGCACGCTCCAGGCCCGGTTCCCCGCCGTGCGGGTGGAGGAGGACCGCATCTTCATCGTCGACGGGCCGGTCTGGACCTCCGCCGGCATGACGGCGGGCGTCGACCTCGCCCTGGCGATGGTGGAGAAGGATCTCGGCGCCGAGATCGCCCGCTCGGTGGCGCGCAAGCTGGTGATGTATCACCGCCGGGCCGGCGGCCAGACGCAGCATTCGGAGCTGCTCGACCTCGCGCCGAAATCCGACCGGATCCAGGCCGCCCTGACCTTCGCGCGCCGCAACCTTCGGCGCGACCTCACCGTCGAGCAGCTCGCCGAGGCGGCGGCGCTGAGCCCCCGCCAGTTCAGCCGCGCCTTCCGGGCCGAGACCGGCCAGTCGCCCGCCAAGGCCGTGGAGCAGCTGCGCGTCGAGGCGGCGCGGCTGATGCTGGAGCAGACGCGCCACCCGGTCGAGACGGTCGCCCGCGAGGCGGGCTTCTCCGATCCCGAGCGGATGCGCCGGGCCTTCCTGCGCGCCTTCGGCCAGCCGCCCCAGGCCCTGCGCCGCGTCGCCCGCGCGGCGGCGTGA